A genomic segment from Bradyrhizobium sp. CB1015 encodes:
- a CDS encoding IS481 family transposase, which translates to MDTHKNAPLTPKGREAMVRAVVDFGLSKAAAARQFNTTPKTVAKWVGRFRMEGVDGLRDRSSRPHSLPSQTEPATCTAVEVLRRQRHTGKQIAVELKISTATVSRILRRLGLNRIRDLEPAEPVRRYERETPGEMIHIDIKKLGRFDKIGHRITGDRTGQSNNRGVGWEFVHVCIDDHSRVAFSQILPDEKAESAVAFLKAAIDYYKGLGVTVTRVMTDNGSCYKAFDFRDACQELGLKHKRTRPYTPKTNGKAERFIQTALREWAYAQAYPTSDRRAEELPRWLHRYNWHRPHGGIRSQTPISRLGLTEDNLLRLHS; encoded by the coding sequence ATGGACACCCACAAGAATGCTCCCCTGACACCGAAAGGTCGAGAGGCGATGGTTCGTGCCGTCGTGGATTTCGGCCTGTCCAAAGCAGCCGCGGCGCGCCAGTTCAATACGACGCCGAAAACGGTTGCCAAATGGGTCGGCCGTTTCCGCATGGAAGGCGTTGATGGCTTGCGCGACCGCTCGTCACGACCTCATTCACTGCCGAGCCAAACAGAGCCTGCCACATGCACCGCTGTTGAGGTCTTGCGGCGCCAGCGCCACACCGGCAAGCAGATCGCGGTCGAACTCAAGATATCGACGGCCACTGTGAGCCGCATTCTGCGTCGTTTGGGACTGAACCGGATACGCGACCTGGAGCCGGCCGAGCCGGTGCGCCGCTATGAGCGCGAAACGCCGGGCGAGATGATCCACATCGACATCAAAAAGCTCGGCCGCTTCGACAAGATCGGCCACCGCATCACCGGCGATCGCACCGGTCAGAGCAACAACCGAGGGGTCGGCTGGGAATTCGTCCACGTCTGCATTGACGATCACTCCCGCGTCGCCTTCTCCCAGATCTTGCCCGATGAAAAAGCCGAGAGCGCCGTAGCCTTCCTCAAAGCGGCCATTGATTATTACAAAGGCCTCGGCGTCACCGTCACCCGGGTCATGACCGATAACGGCAGTTGTTACAAAGCCTTCGACTTCCGCGACGCCTGCCAGGAGCTCGGCCTCAAGCACAAGCGAACCAGGCCTTATACGCCCAAAACCAATGGCAAGGCCGAACGCTTCATCCAGACCGCGCTCAGGGAGTGGGCCTATGCGCAAGCCTATCCCACCTCCGACCGCCGCGCCGAGGAGTTGCCCCGTTGGCTCCATCGATACAACTGGCATCGCCCCCACGGCGGGATAAGATCTCAAACGCCGATCAGCAGGCTCGGTCTAACCGAGGACAACCTCTTGAGGCTCCACAGCTAG
- a CDS encoding MerR family transcriptional regulator yields MDKAPDAFRTISEVAQELDIPQHVLRFWETRFSQIKPMKRSGGRRYYRPDDVDLLKGIRRLLYGEGYTIRGVQRILKEHGVKSVQGLADSAAAVSFGAIEDAIGASLMEPEDEAPIKGVTDTDDDDYQGDEEEGIDFRFSEIDDEEILTTFRKGGAAAPAGPSALDRERLERVLGDLVACRDMLDQALKDG; encoded by the coding sequence TTGGACAAGGCGCCGGATGCGTTCCGAACCATCAGCGAAGTAGCGCAGGAACTCGACATTCCGCAGCACGTGCTGCGCTTCTGGGAGACCCGCTTCTCCCAGATCAAGCCGATGAAGCGCAGCGGCGGCCGCCGCTATTACCGCCCCGACGACGTCGACCTGCTCAAGGGCATCCGCCGGCTGCTCTACGGGGAGGGCTACACCATCCGCGGGGTGCAGCGGATCCTGAAAGAGCACGGCGTCAAATCGGTGCAGGGCCTCGCCGACAGCGCGGCCGCGGTCTCGTTCGGCGCCATCGAGGACGCCATCGGCGCGAGCCTGATGGAGCCCGAGGACGAGGCCCCCATCAAGGGCGTCACCGACACCGACGATGACGACTACCAGGGCGATGAGGAGGAAGGCATCGACTTCCGCTTCAGCGAGATCGACGACGAGGAGATCCTCACCACCTTCCGCAAAGGCGGCGCCGCCGCGCCCGCCGGCCCCAGCGCGCTCGACCGGGAGCGGCTGGAGCGGGTGCTCGGCGACCTCGTCGCCTGCCGGGACATGCTGGATCAGGCCCTGAAGGACGGCTAG
- a CDS encoding integration host factor subunit alpha, whose translation MSETSKTVTRVDLCEAVYQKVGLSRTESSAFVELVLKEITDCLEKGETVKLSSFGSFMVRKKGQRIGRNPKTGTEVPISPRRVMVFKPSAILKQRINAQHRTNGDATKAQEEA comes from the coding sequence ATGAGCGAGACCAGCAAAACCGTAACGCGTGTCGATCTGTGCGAAGCCGTCTACCAGAAGGTGGGCCTGTCGCGCACGGAATCGTCCGCCTTCGTGGAACTCGTGCTGAAGGAGATCACCGACTGCCTGGAGAAGGGCGAGACGGTGAAATTGTCCTCGTTCGGCTCCTTTATGGTGCGCAAGAAGGGTCAGCGCATCGGCCGCAACCCGAAGACCGGCACCGAGGTGCCGATCTCGCCGCGTCGCGTCATGGTGTTCAAGCCGTCGGCGATCCTGAAGCAGCGGATCAACGCCCAGCACCGCACCAACGGCGACGCCACCAAGGCTCAAGAAGAGGCGTAA
- a CDS encoding beta-ketoacyl-ACP synthase III, whose amino-acid sequence MTQIRSVVLGCGSYLPEQVVTNAQLAARIDTSDEWIVQRTGIRERHIAAEGEFTSHLAIRAAQAALRDAGVDAQSIELIVLATSTPDNTFPATAVAVQHGLGINHGAAFDLQAVCSGFVFALATADNFLRTGAYKRALVIGAETFSRILDWNDRGTCVLFGDGAGAVVLEAQEQPGNAATDRGIVTTHLRSDGRHKAKLFVDGGPSSTQTVGHLRMEGREVFKHAVGMITDVIVDAFKATGLNAEGIDWFVPHQANKRIIDASAHKLHIAPEKVVLTVDRHGNTSAASIPLALSVARRDGRIKKGDMVLLEAMGGGFTWGSALVRW is encoded by the coding sequence GTGACTCAGATTCGTTCGGTCGTGCTCGGCTGCGGCTCTTATCTGCCGGAGCAGGTGGTGACCAACGCCCAATTGGCGGCGCGCATCGACACCTCCGACGAGTGGATCGTGCAGCGCACCGGCATCCGCGAGCGGCACATCGCGGCCGAGGGCGAGTTCACCTCGCACCTCGCGATCAGGGCGGCGCAGGCGGCGCTCCGCGACGCCGGCGTTGACGCGCAGTCGATCGAGCTGATCGTGCTGGCGACCTCGACGCCCGACAACACGTTCCCTGCAACGGCCGTTGCCGTGCAGCACGGGCTTGGCATCAATCATGGCGCGGCGTTCGATCTCCAGGCGGTGTGCTCGGGCTTCGTGTTCGCGCTCGCCACCGCCGACAATTTCCTGCGCACCGGCGCCTACAAGCGCGCGCTGGTGATCGGCGCGGAGACCTTCTCGCGCATCCTCGACTGGAACGACCGCGGCACCTGCGTGCTGTTCGGCGACGGCGCCGGCGCCGTGGTGCTGGAGGCGCAGGAGCAGCCGGGCAACGCCGCGACCGACCGCGGCATCGTGACCACGCATCTGCGCTCCGACGGCCGCCACAAGGCAAAGCTGTTCGTCGACGGCGGGCCGTCCTCGACCCAGACCGTCGGCCATCTGCGCATGGAGGGCCGTGAGGTCTTCAAGCACGCGGTCGGCATGATCACCGACGTCATCGTCGACGCTTTCAAGGCGACCGGGCTCAATGCCGAGGGCATCGACTGGTTCGTGCCGCACCAGGCCAACAAGCGAATCATCGACGCCTCCGCGCACAAGCTGCACATCGCGCCCGAGAAAGTGGTGCTGACGGTGGACCGCCACGGCAACACCTCCGCGGCCTCGATCCCGCTGGCGCTCTCGGTGGCGCGCAGGGACGGCCGCATCAAGAAGGGCGACATGGTCCTTCTGGAGGCCATGGGCGGCGGCTTCACCTGGGGCTCCGCGCTGGTGCGCTGGTAA
- the plsX gene encoding phosphate acyltransferase PlsX produces the protein MPSKVRIALDAMGGDVGPAVVIPGAAISLGRHRDTEFLLVGDRARIEPELDKHPKLKAASRIVHTDVAVSMEDKPSQALRRGRKTSSMWLAIDAVKKGEADVAISAGNTGALMAMARFHLRTLPGIDRPAISAIWPTLRGESVVLDLGATLGGDAHHLVSMAVMGAAKASVLFNKARPTVGLLNIGAEEIKGHEEIREASEILRARNLPELDYIGFVEGDGIGKGLADVIVTEGFSGNIALKAAEGTARQMAELLRNEMQRSWLSKLGYLFARSAFQALRNKMDPNKSNGGVLLGLRGVVVKSHGGTNAEGFAYAIDVGYEMAHYDLLNKINQMLNREGGALKSVQPAPEDVS, from the coding sequence ATGCCAAGCAAGGTTCGCATTGCGCTGGACGCCATGGGGGGCGATGTCGGCCCCGCCGTGGTCATTCCGGGCGCCGCCATCTCGCTTGGCCGGCATCGCGACACCGAGTTCCTGCTGGTCGGCGACCGCGCCCGGATCGAGCCCGAGCTCGACAAGCACCCGAAGCTGAAGGCCGCCTCCAGAATCGTCCATACCGACGTTGCCGTCAGCATGGAGGACAAGCCGAGCCAGGCGCTGCGGCGCGGCCGCAAGACCTCCTCAATGTGGCTCGCCATCGATGCGGTCAAGAAGGGCGAGGCGGATGTCGCGATCTCCGCCGGCAATACCGGCGCGCTGATGGCGATGGCCCGCTTCCACCTGCGCACCCTGCCGGGCATCGACCGCCCCGCGATCTCGGCGATCTGGCCGACCCTGCGCGGGGAGTCCGTCGTGCTCGACCTCGGCGCCACCCTCGGCGGCGATGCCCACCACCTGGTGTCGATGGCGGTGATGGGCGCGGCCAAGGCGAGCGTGCTGTTCAACAAGGCCCGACCCACGGTCGGGCTGCTCAATATCGGTGCCGAGGAGATCAAGGGCCACGAGGAGATCCGCGAGGCCAGCGAGATCCTGCGGGCGCGGAACCTGCCGGAACTCGACTATATCGGCTTCGTCGAGGGCGACGGGATCGGCAAGGGACTGGCCGACGTGATCGTCACCGAAGGCTTCAGCGGCAACATCGCCCTGAAGGCGGCCGAGGGAACCGCACGGCAGATGGCGGAATTGCTCCGGAACGAGATGCAGCGGAGCTGGCTTTCCAAGCTCGGCTATCTCTTCGCCCGCAGCGCCTTCCAGGCCCTGCGTAACAAGATGGACCCCAACAAGTCCAATGGCGGCGTGCTGCTGGGACTGAGGGGCGTGGTGGTCAAGAGCCACGGCGGAACCAACGCCGAAGGCTTTGCCTATGCGATCGATGTTGGCTATGAGATGGCTCACTACGATCTCCTGAACAAGATCAATCAGATGCTCAACCGCGAGGGTGGTGCACTCAAATCCGTGCAGCCCGCGCCGGAGGATGTTTCGTGA
- a CDS encoding DUF177 domain-containing protein → MSRPDTERDPWRAPVIVAQIPDGGLHRELEASVAERQAMAELAGLREILSAHASFDVMPKSGGRVQVTGLVRGRIGQTCVVTLDPIESEIEEEVDLMFAPEAEARRLADLIEEGQDDEAPPEVADPPEPIAGGIIDLGRLATDVLFLAIDPYPRKDGAVFEAEVTAPDPEDHPFAVLKALQDRKKDR, encoded by the coding sequence ATGAGCCGACCAGATACCGAGCGCGATCCCTGGCGGGCGCCCGTCATCGTTGCGCAGATCCCGGACGGCGGGCTGCATCGCGAGCTTGAGGCATCAGTGGCCGAGCGGCAGGCGATGGCGGAGCTCGCGGGCCTGCGCGAGATCCTGTCCGCACATGCCAGCTTCGATGTCATGCCGAAAAGCGGCGGGCGGGTGCAGGTCACGGGGCTCGTCCGCGGCCGGATCGGCCAGACCTGCGTCGTCACGCTCGATCCGATCGAGAGCGAGATCGAGGAGGAGGTGGACCTGATGTTCGCCCCCGAGGCCGAGGCGCGCCGCCTGGCCGATCTGATCGAGGAGGGGCAGGACGATGAGGCGCCGCCTGAGGTGGCCGACCCGCCCGAGCCGATCGCGGGCGGCATCATCGATCTCGGCCGCCTCGCCACCGACGTCCTGTTCCTGGCGATCGATCCCTATCCGCGCAAGGACGGGGCCGTGTTCGAGGCGGAGGTCACCGCTCCCGACCCCGAGGACCATCCCTTCGCCGTGCTAAAGGCATTGCAGGACAGGAAAAAGGACCGATAG
- a CDS encoding ubiquinol-cytochrome C chaperone family protein, whose amino-acid sequence MLWPFNHFRKPRRTPPGTIEAIYGMIVTQAREPIFYRDLGVPDTVNGRFDLLLLHLWLLLRRLRAVKGATELSQALFDRFCEDMDDNLREMGVGDQTVPKRMRAFGEAFYGRVQAYDQAMEAGGEALASAICKNILNGTGLDQAKRLAAYARASEADLGRTDEAALLRASFKFPPALPEDVTP is encoded by the coding sequence ATGCTTTGGCCGTTCAATCACTTCAGGAAACCCCGGCGAACCCCGCCAGGCACCATTGAAGCCATCTATGGCATGATCGTGACGCAGGCGCGAGAACCCATATTTTACCGGGACTTGGGCGTGCCCGATACGGTTAACGGGCGTTTCGACCTGTTGCTGCTGCATCTTTGGCTGCTGCTGCGCCGCCTGCGCGCGGTTAAGGGCGCCACGGAGCTGTCCCAGGCGCTGTTCGACCGCTTCTGCGAGGACATGGACGACAATCTGCGCGAGATGGGGGTGGGCGACCAGACCGTGCCGAAGCGGATGCGGGCCTTCGGCGAGGCCTTCTACGGCCGCGTCCAGGCCTATGACCAGGCGATGGAAGCCGGCGGCGAGGCGCTGGCATCGGCGATCTGCAAGAATATCTTGAATGGGACCGGCTTGGACCAGGCGAAGCGGCTCGCGGCCTATGCGAGGGCCAGTGAGGCCGATCTTGGTCGGACCGACGAGGCCGCGCTGCTGCGCGCGTCCTTCAAGTTTCCCCCGGCGCTGCCAGAGGATGTCACGCCATGA
- a CDS encoding outer membrane protein assembly factor BamE: MTTTNEISPRADMRRGLHACWRGLRLLAATAVVGVALAACTGEQFQKGYILPPGALEQIPIGASQDQVLIVMGTPSTVATLDGEVFYYISQRSERPVAFMNQKVVDQRVIAIYFDKNRRVRRLANYGLQDGKIFDFISRTTPTSGQEMSYLTPLFKLLSFN, from the coding sequence ATGACGACAACGAACGAAATCAGCCCGCGCGCGGACATGCGGCGCGGCCTTCATGCATGCTGGCGCGGCTTGCGCCTGCTCGCGGCGACCGCTGTGGTCGGCGTGGCCCTTGCGGCGTGCACCGGCGAGCAGTTCCAGAAGGGCTACATCCTGCCGCCCGGCGCACTCGAGCAGATTCCGATCGGTGCGAGCCAGGATCAGGTGCTGATCGTGATGGGCACGCCCTCGACGGTCGCGACCCTCGACGGTGAAGTGTTCTACTACATCTCGCAGCGCTCGGAGCGCCCCGTCGCGTTCATGAACCAGAAGGTGGTCGATCAGCGCGTCATCGCGATCTATTTCGACAAGAACCGGCGCGTGCGCCGGCTTGCGAATTACGGTCTCCAGGACGGCAAGATCTTCGACTTCATCAGCCGCACCACGCCGACTTCGGGTCAGGAGATGAGCTACCTCACCCCGCTGTTCAAGCTGCTGAGCTTCAACTGA
- a CDS encoding tripartite tricarboxylate transporter substrate binding protein, with translation MPKKFQNTLLSRRRVLAGAAGLSAAAILPRSSLADWKPTENVRLIVPAAAGGSTDVMGRLLAAHLQTAWGQSAVVENRSGGGGTIGTAEAVRAKPDGHTILVGNPGPNAIAYSIFKNLSYKPDQLQPVSNMIRIPNIVSAHPKTGIKSIPELIAFLKANPDKLSYASSGVGQSPHLTGAWFLQLTGLKMTHIPFRGAGPALQAALAGDIQILFDNLYPSLPQVQNGTLNGLCVTTPERSDLAKDLPTMRESAPELANFDVSSWFAVFLPKGASPEVLGALNLQVKAMLERDDVKKQIAAMGARADYGTPEQFAAFVDAETKKFAGIIQKEGLQMDVQ, from the coding sequence GTGCCCAAGAAATTTCAGAACACTTTGTTGTCCCGCCGTCGCGTGCTCGCCGGTGCTGCCGGACTTTCGGCCGCAGCGATCCTGCCGCGATCGAGCCTTGCCGACTGGAAGCCCACTGAAAACGTTCGCCTCATCGTGCCGGCCGCGGCCGGCGGATCGACCGACGTGATGGGCCGGCTCTTGGCCGCGCACCTGCAGACTGCCTGGGGCCAGTCGGCCGTCGTGGAGAACCGCTCCGGCGGCGGCGGCACGATCGGCACCGCCGAAGCCGTGCGCGCCAAGCCGGATGGCCACACCATCCTGGTCGGCAATCCGGGCCCGAACGCGATCGCCTACAGCATCTTCAAGAACCTCAGCTACAAGCCGGACCAGCTTCAGCCGGTCTCGAACATGATCCGGATTCCGAACATCGTCTCGGCGCATCCGAAGACCGGCATCAAGTCGATTCCCGAGCTGATCGCGTTCCTGAAGGCCAATCCCGACAAGCTCAGCTACGCCTCTTCCGGCGTCGGCCAAAGCCCTCACCTCACCGGCGCCTGGTTCCTCCAGCTCACCGGCCTGAAGATGACGCACATCCCGTTCCGCGGCGCCGGCCCCGCGCTCCAGGCGGCGCTCGCCGGCGACATCCAGATCCTGTTCGACAACCTCTATCCGAGCCTGCCGCAGGTGCAGAACGGCACGCTCAACGGTCTGTGCGTCACCACACCCGAGCGCAGCGACCTCGCGAAAGACTTGCCGACCATGCGCGAGAGCGCGCCGGAGCTGGCGAACTTCGACGTCTCCTCGTGGTTCGCGGTGTTTCTGCCGAAGGGCGCTTCGCCCGAGGTGCTGGGCGCGCTCAATCTCCAGGTCAAGGCGATGCTGGAACGCGACGACGTCAAGAAGCAGATCGCCGCCATGGGCGCCCGCGCCGACTACGGCACGCCGGAGCAGTTCGCCGCCTTCGTGGACGCCGAGACGAAGAAGTTCGCCGGCATCATCCAGAAGGAAGGCCTGCAGATGGACGTGCAGTAG
- a CDS encoding sodium-translocating pyrophosphatase, whose protein sequence is MTALWLIVLCGALSVAYAIWATSSVLGADAGSPRMQEIAGAVREGAQAYLRRQYTTIGVVGIVIFVLLAYFLGLYVAIGFAIGAILSGAAGFIGMNVSVRANVRTAQAATTSLAGGLELAFKAGAITGLLVAGLALLGVTLYFGFLVHSLKLAPDSRVVVDALVALGFGASLISIFARLGGGIFTKGADVGGDLVGKVEAGIPEDDPRNPATIADNVGDNVGDCAGMAADLFETYAVTAVATMVLAAIFFAKTPILANMMTLPLAIGGICIITSIIGTFFVKLGPSQSIMGALYKGLIATGILSLIGIALVIYYLIGFGKLDGVNYTGMALFECGVVGLIVTALIIWITEYYTGTDYRPVKSIAQSSVTGHGTNVIQGLAISMEATALPAIVIIAGILVTYSLAGLFGIAIATATMLALAGMIVALDAFGPVTDNAGGIAEMAGLPKEVRKSTDALDAVGNTTKAVTKGYAIGSAGLGALVLFAAYNEDLKFFVAGSAKHPYFAGVNPDFSLNNPYVVVGLLFGGLLPYLFGAMGMTAVGRAAGAIVEEVRRQFREKPGIMQGTDKPDYGKAVDLLTRAAIKEMIIPSLLPVLSPIVVYFLIYAIAGGGAAGKSAAFSAVGAMLLGVIVTGLFVAISMTSGGGAWDNAKKYIEDGHFGGKGSDAHKSAVTGDTVGDPYKDTAGPAVNPMIKITNIVALLLLAILAH, encoded by the coding sequence ATGACAGCATTATGGTTGATAGTGCTCTGCGGAGCGCTTTCCGTCGCCTACGCGATTTGGGCGACGTCTTCGGTGTTGGGTGCGGATGCGGGGTCGCCGCGCATGCAGGAGATCGCAGGGGCAGTGCGCGAAGGCGCACAGGCGTATCTCCGGCGCCAGTACACCACGATCGGTGTCGTCGGCATCGTCATCTTCGTGCTGCTTGCCTATTTCCTCGGGCTCTATGTCGCGATCGGTTTCGCCATCGGCGCAATACTGTCCGGCGCCGCGGGCTTCATCGGCATGAACGTCTCGGTCCGCGCCAATGTGCGCACCGCCCAGGCCGCGACGACGTCGTTGGCTGGCGGCCTGGAGCTCGCCTTCAAGGCGGGCGCCATCACCGGACTTCTGGTGGCCGGTCTCGCGCTGCTGGGTGTGACCCTCTATTTCGGCTTCCTGGTCCACTCGCTGAAGCTCGCGCCGGATAGCCGCGTCGTCGTCGACGCCCTGGTGGCGCTCGGCTTCGGCGCCTCGCTGATCTCGATCTTCGCGCGTCTCGGCGGCGGCATCTTCACCAAGGGTGCGGACGTCGGCGGCGACCTCGTCGGCAAGGTCGAGGCCGGCATTCCCGAGGACGATCCGCGCAACCCCGCGACCATCGCCGACAATGTCGGTGACAACGTGGGCGACTGCGCCGGCATGGCCGCCGACCTGTTCGAGACTTATGCGGTGACCGCGGTCGCCACCATGGTCCTGGCGGCGATCTTCTTCGCCAAGACGCCGATCCTCGCCAACATGATGACGCTGCCGCTCGCGATCGGCGGCATCTGCATCATCACCTCGATCATCGGCACCTTCTTCGTCAAGCTCGGTCCGAGCCAGTCGATCATGGGCGCGCTCTACAAGGGCCTGATCGCAACGGGCATCCTGTCGCTGATCGGCATCGCCCTGGTGATCTACTACCTGATCGGCTTCGGCAAGCTCGATGGCGTCAACTACACTGGCATGGCGCTGTTCGAATGCGGCGTGGTCGGTCTCATCGTCACCGCGCTGATCATCTGGATCACCGAATACTACACCGGCACCGACTATCGTCCGGTGAAGTCGATCGCCCAGTCCTCGGTCACCGGCCACGGCACCAACGTGATCCAGGGCCTCGCCATCTCGATGGAAGCGACCGCGTTGCCTGCGATCGTCATCATCGCCGGCATCCTGGTCACCTATAGCCTCGCCGGGCTGTTCGGCATCGCGATCGCGACCGCCACCATGCTGGCCCTGGCCGGCATGATCGTCGCCCTCGACGCCTTCGGCCCGGTGACGGACAACGCCGGCGGCATTGCCGAAATGGCGGGACTGCCGAAGGAGGTGCGCAAGTCGACCGACGCGCTCGACGCGGTCGGCAACACCACCAAGGCGGTCACCAAAGGCTACGCGATCGGCTCCGCTGGTCTCGGCGCCCTGGTGCTATTCGCGGCCTACAACGAGGACCTCAAGTTCTTCGTGGCCGGCTCCGCGAAGCATCCCTACTTCGCCGGCGTCAATCCGGACTTTTCGCTGAACAATCCCTACGTCGTGGTGGGCCTGCTGTTCGGCGGTCTGTTGCCGTACCTGTTCGGCGCGATGGGCATGACCGCGGTCGGCCGTGCGGCCGGTGCGATCGTCGAGGAGGTGCGGCGGCAATTCCGCGAGAAGCCGGGCATCATGCAGGGCACCGACAAGCCTGACTACGGCAAGGCGGTCGACCTGCTGACGCGTGCGGCAATCAAGGAGATGATCATCCCCTCGCTGCTGCCGGTGCTGTCGCCGATCGTCGTCTACTTCCTGATCTACGCGATCGCGGGCGGCGGCGCGGCCGGCAAGTCGGCGGCGTTCTCGGCCGTCGGCGCGATGCTGCTTGGCGTGATCGTGACGGGCCTGTTCGTCGCGATCTCGATGACCTCGGGCGGCGGCGCCTGGGACAACGCCAAGAAGTACATCGAGGACGGTCATTTCGGCGGCAAGGGCTCTGATGCCCACAAGTCCGCGGTGACCGGCGACACCGTCGGCGATCCCTACAAGGATACGGCAGGACCTGCGGTGAACCCGATGATCAAGATCACCAACATCGTGGCCCTGCTGCTGCTGGCGATCCTGGCGCACTGA
- the thiL gene encoding thiamine-phosphate kinase has product MTQDRTQPSGEDSLIARYFKPLATDPGAFGLVDDAAVLSSSGEDIVVTTDAVVEGVHYLAGDPPDTVARKALRVNLSDLAAKGAVPAGFVLTLALRSKEDAWLRPFADALGEDANIFACPLLGGDTVSTPGPQMISITAFGRVPRGRMVGRTGARPGDRVLVTGTIGDAALGLDVLKGGAVATALTSDPAARDFLVSRYRVPQPRNMLARAVRDHATAAMDVSDGLAGDLTKLCAASGVSASVDVTSVPLSAAAAGLRARNVASVETLLAGGDDYEVLCTAPPAQCDALIAAGRAQGVAVTAIGAIAEGQKPPRFLDGQGQDLLLTRLSYSHF; this is encoded by the coding sequence GTGACACAGGACAGAACACAGCCCTCCGGCGAAGACTCCCTCATCGCGCGCTATTTCAAGCCGCTGGCGACCGACCCCGGCGCGTTCGGGTTGGTCGATGACGCTGCGGTGCTGTCCTCCTCCGGCGAGGACATCGTCGTCACCACCGACGCCGTTGTCGAGGGCGTGCACTATCTTGCTGGCGATCCCCCTGACACCGTCGCGCGCAAGGCGCTGCGGGTGAACCTGTCCGATCTCGCTGCCAAGGGCGCGGTGCCGGCCGGCTTCGTGCTGACGCTGGCGCTGCGCAGCAAGGAGGATGCCTGGCTGCGTCCCTTTGCGGACGCGCTGGGCGAGGACGCGAACATCTTCGCTTGTCCTCTGCTCGGCGGCGACACGGTGTCGACGCCGGGCCCGCAGATGATCTCGATCACCGCCTTTGGCCGTGTGCCTCGGGGGCGGATGGTCGGCCGCACCGGCGCTCGGCCGGGCGACCGCGTCCTGGTGACAGGGACGATCGGCGATGCCGCGCTCGGCCTCGACGTGCTCAAAGGCGGCGCTGTGGCCACCGCGCTGACATCCGATCCCGCGGCACGGGATTTTCTGGTCTCGCGCTATCGGGTGCCGCAGCCGCGCAACATGCTGGCGCGGGCGGTGCGCGATCATGCCACCGCAGCGATGGACGTCTCCGACGGCCTCGCCGGCGATCTGACCAAGCTCTGCGCCGCGTCCGGGGTCTCGGCATCGGTCGATGTGACGAGCGTGCCGCTCTCGGCCGCGGCGGCCGGCCTGCGCGCCCGCAACGTCGCGTCTGTCGAGACACTGCTTGCGGGAGGCGATGATTACGAAGTGCTGTGCACCGCTCCGCCGGCACAATGTGACGCCCTGATTGCTGCGGGGCGGGCCCAGGGCGTTGCGGTGACCGCGATCGGTGCGATCGCGGAGGGGCAGAAGCCTCCGCGCTTCCTGGACGGGCAGGGTCAGGACCTGCTTTTGACGCGGCTGTCCTACAGCCACTTCTAG
- the nusB gene encoding transcription antitermination factor NusB: protein MAEIKKPAGAPEKKANRRGAARLAAVQALYQMDIAGAGINDIFAEFESHWLGNEVEGDTYLPAEAAFFRDVVSGVVRDQKKLDPLIDEALSKGWPLKRIEAILRAVLRAGAYELQHRKDVPGRVVVSEYVDVANAFVDREETGMVNAVLDQIGRQFRGDEFGRG, encoded by the coding sequence ATGGCTGAGATCAAGAAACCGGCGGGCGCTCCGGAGAAGAAGGCGAACCGGCGCGGTGCGGCACGTCTCGCAGCCGTGCAGGCGCTGTACCAGATGGACATCGCCGGTGCCGGCATCAACGACATCTTTGCCGAGTTCGAGAGCCATTGGCTCGGCAACGAGGTCGAGGGCGACACGTATCTGCCGGCGGAAGCCGCCTTTTTCCGCGACGTCGTCTCGGGCGTCGTGCGCGACCAGAAGAAGCTCGATCCTTTGATCGACGAGGCGCTGTCGAAGGGCTGGCCGCTCAAGCGGATCGAAGCGATCCTGCGGGCAGTGCTGCGGGCAGGGGCCTATGAGCTCCAGCACCGCAAGGACGTGCCGGGCCGCGTCGTCGTCTCCGAATATGTCGACGTCGCCAACGCCTTCGTCGATCGCGAGGAGACCGGCATGGTGAATGCCGTGCTCGACCAGATCGGCCGCCAGTTCCGCGGCGACGAGTTCGGGCGTGGGTAA